From a region of the Daphnia pulicaria isolate SC F1-1A chromosome 1, SC_F0-13Bv2, whole genome shotgun sequence genome:
- the LOC124310973 gene encoding guanylyl cyclase 1-like isoform X2, translating into MNQDLDNLAFSEHQSKDTETDVFVIELPHVEQVGNWDCGLACIQMVLSNDLAQQLCQNLSSICPDEYQNKSTWTIDLCYILNHFSMKIKYYTKTLGVNPSFSKEKFYDSYILKDEERVNQRFQEAASKGISIETGSLEINELIHHIKQNGVVIALVDVNQLECVSCKSLVNNIGNFVRTLFNAQLSFNGHYIVICGFDTKKKLIYYRDPAVKSELCCLTFSSFERTRQAHGTDEDIILIYR; encoded by the exons ATGAACCAGGATTTGGATAATTTAGCCTTCAGTGAACATCAGAGCAAAGACACAGAGACAG atgtTTTTGTTATTGAATTACCTCATGTTGAGCAGGTAGGAAATTGGGATTGCGGACTTGCATGCATTCAAATGGTTTTATCAAATGACCTAGCTCAACAGTTGTGTCAAAACTTAAGTTCAATTTGCCCAGATGAATACCAAAACAAAAG TACGTGGACTATTGACCTTTGCTACATTTTAAATCACTTCTCTATGAAGATCAAGTATTACACCAAAACCTTAGGTGTCAATCCtagtttttcaaaggaaaagtTCTATGACAGTTACATTCTGAAG gatgaAGAAAGAGTTAACCAAAGATTCCAAGAAGCAGCATCTAAAGGCATTTCAATTGAGACAGGTTCCTTGGAAATTAATGAATTAATACATCACATAAAACAGAATGGAGTTGTTATTGCACTAGTAGATGTAAATCAACTAGAGTGTGTTTCTTGCAAATCTTTAGTCAACAACATTGGGAATTTTGTTAGAACATTATTTAATGCTCAGCTTTCTTTCAATG GTCACTACATAGTCATTTGTGGATTTGACACTAAGAAAAAGCTCATATACTACAGAGATCCAGCAGTCAAAAGCG AACTGTGCTGCCTaacattttcttcctttgAGAGAACAAGACAAGCTCATGGCACTGACGAAGATATCATCTTGATATACCGCTAA
- the LOC124310973 gene encoding protein GUCD1-like isoform X1, producing the protein MNQDLDNLAFSEHQSKDTETDVFVIELPHVEQVGNWDCGLACIQMVLSNDLAQQLCQNLSSICPDEYQNKSTWTIDLCYILNHFSMKIKYYTKTLGVNPSFSKEKFYDSYILKDEERVNQRFQEAASKGISIETGSLEINELIHHIKQNGVVIALVDVNQLECVSCKSLVNNIGNFVRTLFNAQLSFNGHYIVICGFDTKKKLIYYRDPAVKSGIVLFNSIRSPFITSCRNITSKFFITTELCCLTFSSFERTRQAHGTDEDIILIYR; encoded by the exons ATGAACCAGGATTTGGATAATTTAGCCTTCAGTGAACATCAGAGCAAAGACACAGAGACAG atgtTTTTGTTATTGAATTACCTCATGTTGAGCAGGTAGGAAATTGGGATTGCGGACTTGCATGCATTCAAATGGTTTTATCAAATGACCTAGCTCAACAGTTGTGTCAAAACTTAAGTTCAATTTGCCCAGATGAATACCAAAACAAAAG TACGTGGACTATTGACCTTTGCTACATTTTAAATCACTTCTCTATGAAGATCAAGTATTACACCAAAACCTTAGGTGTCAATCCtagtttttcaaaggaaaagtTCTATGACAGTTACATTCTGAAG gatgaAGAAAGAGTTAACCAAAGATTCCAAGAAGCAGCATCTAAAGGCATTTCAATTGAGACAGGTTCCTTGGAAATTAATGAATTAATACATCACATAAAACAGAATGGAGTTGTTATTGCACTAGTAGATGTAAATCAACTAGAGTGTGTTTCTTGCAAATCTTTAGTCAACAACATTGGGAATTTTGTTAGAACATTATTTAATGCTCAGCTTTCTTTCAATG GTCACTACATAGTCATTTGTGGATTTGACACTAAGAAAAAGCTCATATACTACAGAGATCCAGCAGTCAAAAGCGGTATAGTACTTTTTAACAGCATAAGATCTCCTTTTATAACAAGTTGCCGTAATATCACCTCTAAATTTTTCATTACTACAGAACTGTGCTGCCTaacattttcttcctttgAGAGAACAAGACAAGCTCATGGCACTGACGAAGATATCATCTTGATATACCGCTAA
- the LOC124310957 gene encoding uncharacterized protein LOC124310957: MKRMSWTFRVPFQNIKNFVVLRPPAVIFCFCIASFGIVTLCLSLYIKHTPSPLKNPDEKGWNDVAVKLNRLNFCLLPPGVSPAINTTGMEAASVPFEMILPVHEIWKNFTVISGSIAATDIGLRDYPGTNLSFSLSLMQSQNKICLNLYHPHFVSMPHGAPTCNSLQFNPFPRSIGAFVLPREDKKLTTGSITPKCSDNAAFDVKLLENPAWTVLLGKDDRARSSHHLMVASVFLLTSFFIMLCFAAVRGGSLSKTVKMSNSGRTPTEDKEPLDP; the protein is encoded by the exons ATGAAAAGAATGTCTTGGACATTTCGAGTGCCTTTCCAAAATATAAAGAATTTTGTGGTTTTGAGACCCCCTGCAGTAATATTTTGCTTTTGCATTGCTTCCTTTGGGATTGTAACCCTATGCTTATCACTTTACATCAAACACACACCATCACCACTAAAAAATCCAGATGAaaag GGATGGAATGATGTTGCAGTCAAATTGAACAGACTAAACTTTTGCTTGCTTCCACCTGGAGTATCTCCAGCCATCAACACAACAGGGATGGAAGCAGCGTCTGTTCCTTTCGAAATGATTCTTCCAgtccatgaaatttggaaaaacttcACAGTCATATCTGGGAGCATTGCTGCAACAGATATTGGGCTACGAGATTATCCTGGGACAAATTTATCATTCTCATTGTCCTTGATGCAATCTCAAAACAAGATATGTCTGAACTTGTACCATCCTCATTTCGTGTCCATGCCACATGGGGCCCCAACCTGCAATTCCCTTCAGTTCAATCCTTTTCCAAGAAGCATCGGGGCGTTCGTACTTCCCAGagaagataaaaaattaactaCCGGAAGTATCACACCAAAGTGCTCGGATAACGCTGCATTTGACGTCAAATTACTGGAAAACCCTGCGTGGACTGTGCTTCTGGGAAAG GACGACCGAGCTCGATCAAGCCACCATCTGATGGTCGCTTCAGTCTTCCTGTtaacttcatttttcataatGCTGTGCTTTGCTGCAGTGCGCGGTGGATCGTTGAGTAAAACGGTGAAAATGAGCAATTCCGGGCGAACACCTACCGAGGATAAAGAACCACTCGATCCCTAA